CGGCCTGCTGGCCATGGCGGGCATCGCCCTGTTCCTCCACGAGCCGCCGCGCCACGGCCGGGTGTCCGTCGACCTGGCCGGCTCCCTCTGGATGGTGGTGGCGGTCAGCGCCCTCCTGGTGCAGCTGGTGGAGGGCGGCAGCGCCTGGCCGTGGCTTTCGGGGACCACGGCGGCGCTGCTCGCGGTCAGCCTGGCGGCGGGTTGGCTCTTCGTGCGGCAGGAGCGGCGGGCGCCGGACCCGCTGCTGCCGCTGGAGCTCTTGGGCCGGCCGGTCCTCCGCGCGGGCAACCTGGGCGGCCTGGTGGGCGGCGTCGTCTTGATCGGCCTCTCGTCCACGGTGCCCACCTTCGTCCAGGGCGTGCTGGGGCACGCGCCGGTGGTGGCCGGCTTTGCCGTGGCCACCCTCTCCATCGGGTGGCCGCTGGCCAGCTCGTTGTCGGGGCGGCTGATGCTGCGCTGGGGCTTCCGGGGCACCGCGACGGCCGGTGCGCTCTTCGGGGTCGCCGGGGTGGCGGTCCTGTTCCTGGCGGACGCCGGTGCGTCACCCTGGCAGGTGGCGGCGGGCTGCTTCCTGGTCGGCGTCAGCATGGGCCTGACCATGACGACGTACATCGTGTCGATCCAGGAGTCCGTGCCCCGCCACGAGCGGGGGGTGGCCACGGGGTCGCAGGCCTTCGCCCGCATGCTGGGCAGCGCCGTCGGGGCGGCGTTGCTGGGCGGGGTGATCAACGCCCGCCTCGAGGGGGCGCTGATGCAGGCCGGACATCCCGAGCTGGCGCGCCTGGGTGCCGACGCGGGCAACTGGCTGCTCGACGCGAGCCGCCGGGCGACCCTGGATCCGGCGGCCCTGGCGGCGCTGCGGCAGGCCCTGGCCGACGCGTTCCACGCGGCGATGGCCGTGGTGATGCTCCTGGCGCTGGGGGTGCTCCCCATCGTCCGCAGCCTGCCCCGGTCGGTGGAACCGGCCGGCGCCGCCCCGGTGGATGCCGGGGAAGCGGGAGGTGCGTAGGAGGGAGGGGGCGCCGGAGCATCCGGCCGACGGCATCGCCATGGCGCCGTGCGACCACCAAGGGGAGCGGCGCCGCCGGGGGCGGGGCACCTGGGTGCCCCGCCCCCGGCGGCGCCTTCGCCTGCTCGGCCTCCGGCGTGCCCTGGACAGCCCGTCCGGCCGCCCCTCCGCCCGCTCGGGTCGCCCTCAGGGCGACAGGCGATCCACCTCCCGGGGCCGCCGCTGCGACCGCGGAGCGGCCACCGCGGTGCGATCCACCTCCGCGAGCCGCCGCTGCGACCGCGGAGCGGCCACCGCGGTGCGATCCACCTCCCGGGGCCGCCACCGCGACCGCGGAGCGGCCACCGAGGCGGCGGAGGTGCCATCGAGGCCACGGCGCCGCCGTCGAGACCGCGGAGCCGGGTGGCGGGTTCGTCCGCGGCCCGCGTCGCCGGGAGGCGGGGCCGCCCCCGCCTTCGGATCCGGTTCGCCCATGCCGGCCGGGCCCCTCAAGGCCTAGCTGCAGCAGCCGGAGCCGCCCGCGCCGGCGAGATCGCCGGCCTTGCCCTTGCCGCCCACCCAGGGGCCGCCGGCGAACTGGGGCTGGCACTGGGCGAACAGCCCGATCAGCACGATCCGGTTGAGGCTGGGCGTCATCACGTCGGCGCTGATCTCGGCGGTCACGATCAGGTCGTTGAAGGGTGCCAGCTGCCGTCCCGCCGGAAGCGCCAGCGACCCCGCCCAGACCCGCGGCGTCAGCAGCGGGTTCGTCCGCACCAGGGGCACCTTGACCGTGCGGCCGTCGGGGGCCACGCCCCGCAACCAGGCGACGAAGGTGGCACCCCCGAAGGTGGACGGGGCCGGCAGGTCGATGGTGGCGATCAGGGTGTTGGCTCCCACCGCCGCCGACTGGAAGATCCGGGCCACGCCCCCCGCCTCGGGGCCCCGCGGCACGTTGGCGGTGCGGAACAGCAGCATGCAGCACTCCACCGTCGGCACCTGCGGCGCCGGGCCCCCCGTGGGGACGCAGATCAGCTGCCCCGG
The sequence above is drawn from the Thermaerobacter sp. FW80 genome and encodes:
- a CDS encoding MDR family MFS transporter, with the translated sequence MKGRRRHPGCGAGAVSPAAARPATRAGLSGPGAVADPAAPDGDRSGAAGPAGPRAGDPAASAARGAGSPRGSEPAEGPSRRLLASAVAGSSPKGWILAALMLAMFMAAIEGTIVATAIPSIVADLGGFSRFSWVISAFMLTSAASVPIYGKLADLFGRKPVFLAGAGLFLLGSALCGTAATIEQLVAFRALQGLGAGAVQPITMTIVGDLYRLEERARVQGYLSSVWGISAVVGPAAGGLLVQYAGWPWVFYINLPIGLLAMAGIALFLHEPPRHGRVSVDLAGSLWMVVAVSALLVQLVEGGSAWPWLSGTTAALLAVSLAAGWLFVRQERRAPDPLLPLELLGRPVLRAGNLGGLVGGVVLIGLSSTVPTFVQGVLGHAPVVAGFAVATLSIGWPLASSLSGRLMLRWGFRGTATAGALFGVAGVAVLFLADAGASPWQVAAGCFLVGVSMGLTMTTYIVSIQESVPRHERGVATGSQAFARMLGSAVGAALLGGVINARLEGALMQAGHPELARLGADAGNWLLDASRRATLDPAALAALRQALADAFHAAMAVVMLLALGVLPIVRSLPRSVEPAGAAPVDAGEAGGA